A stretch of Amycolatopsis balhimycina FH 1894 DNA encodes these proteins:
- a CDS encoding F0F1 ATP synthase subunit epsilon — MAEMSVELVAVERRLWSGTATFVVAQTTEGEIGIMAGHEPVLGQLVEGGVVKVTTTDGETVCAAVHGGFLSVTGTGVSILAESAELSDEIDVEAAKAALTGDDETERARASAQLRAAGQTA; from the coding sequence GTGGCTGAGATGTCCGTGGAGCTGGTGGCCGTCGAGCGCCGTCTCTGGTCGGGTACTGCCACTTTCGTGGTGGCCCAGACCACCGAGGGTGAGATCGGCATCATGGCCGGTCACGAACCCGTGCTCGGGCAGCTCGTCGAGGGCGGCGTGGTCAAGGTGACGACCACCGACGGCGAGACGGTCTGCGCCGCCGTGCACGGCGGGTTCCTCTCCGTGACCGGCACCGGGGTGAGCATCCTCGCCGAGAGCGCCGAGCTTTCGGACGAGATCGACGTAGAAGCGGCGAAGGCGGCCCTGACCGGGGACGACGAGACCGAGCGGGCGAGGGCCTCGGCCCAGCTCCGCGCAGCGGGCCAGACGGCCTGA
- the atpD gene encoding F0F1 ATP synthase subunit beta — MTSTEAPRAKGRIVSVTGPVVDVEFPRGSVPEQFNALKVEIEFEQLRKTVTLEVASHLGDNLVRTISLQPQDGLVRGAEVTDTGGPITVPVGDKVKGHVYNALGECLDEPGYGDDLERWGIHRSAPSFDQLEGKTEMLETGLKVVDLLTPYVQGGKIGLFGGAGVGKTVLIKEMITRVARNFGGTSVFAGVGERTREGNDLFLEMSEDGVINDTALIFGQMDEPPGTRMRVALSALTMAEYFRDVQNQDVLLFIDNIFRFTQAGSEVSTLLGRMPSAVGYQPTLADEMGQLQERITSTRGRSITSMQAIYVPADDYTDPAPAATFAHLDATTELSRGVFQKGIFPAVDPLASTSTILDPAIVGEDHYRVASEVIRILQKYKELQDIIAILGMDELSEEDKLTVQRARRIERFLSQNMLVAEAFTQIPGSTVPLSETIESFDRISKGDFDHYPEQAFLGIGGLEDLEKKYKEITKK; from the coding sequence ATGACCAGTACTGAAGCCCCGCGCGCCAAGGGGCGCATCGTGTCGGTGACCGGTCCGGTCGTCGACGTCGAGTTCCCGCGCGGTTCCGTTCCCGAGCAGTTCAACGCGCTCAAGGTCGAGATCGAGTTCGAGCAGCTGCGCAAGACGGTGACCCTCGAGGTCGCCAGCCACCTGGGCGACAACCTCGTCCGCACCATTTCGCTGCAGCCGCAGGACGGCCTCGTCCGCGGTGCCGAGGTCACCGACACCGGCGGCCCGATCACCGTTCCGGTCGGCGACAAGGTCAAGGGTCACGTCTACAACGCCCTCGGCGAGTGCCTCGACGAGCCCGGCTACGGCGACGACCTCGAGCGCTGGGGCATCCACCGCAGCGCGCCGTCCTTCGACCAGCTCGAGGGCAAGACGGAGATGCTGGAGACCGGCCTCAAGGTCGTCGACCTGCTGACCCCGTACGTCCAGGGTGGCAAGATCGGCCTGTTCGGCGGTGCCGGCGTCGGCAAGACGGTGCTCATCAAGGAGATGATCACCCGTGTCGCCCGGAACTTCGGTGGTACCTCGGTGTTCGCCGGCGTCGGCGAGCGCACCCGTGAGGGCAACGACCTCTTCCTGGAGATGTCCGAGGACGGCGTCATCAACGACACCGCCCTGATCTTCGGCCAGATGGACGAGCCGCCGGGCACGCGTATGCGCGTCGCGCTGTCGGCGCTGACGATGGCGGAGTACTTCCGCGACGTCCAGAACCAGGACGTGCTGCTGTTCATCGACAACATCTTCCGGTTCACCCAGGCCGGCTCGGAGGTGTCGACCCTGCTGGGCCGCATGCCGTCGGCCGTGGGTTACCAGCCGACGCTGGCCGACGAGATGGGTCAGCTGCAGGAGCGGATCACCTCGACCCGGGGTCGCTCGATCACCTCGATGCAGGCGATCTACGTCCCCGCGGACGACTACACCGACCCGGCCCCGGCCGCGACGTTCGCCCACCTGGATGCCACCACCGAGCTTTCGCGTGGCGTGTTCCAGAAGGGCATCTTCCCGGCGGTGGACCCGCTGGCGTCGACGTCGACGATCCTCGACCCGGCCATCGTCGGCGAGGACCACTACCGCGTGGCTTCCGAGGTCATCCGGATCCTGCAGAAGTACAAGGAACTGCAGGACATCATCGCGATCCTCGGCATGGACGAGCTCTCGGAAGAGGACAAGCTGACCGTTCAGCGCGCGCGCCGCATCGAGCGGTTCCTGTCGCAGAACATGCTGGTCGCCGAGGCGTTCACGCAGATCCCGGGCTCGACGGTGCCGCTGTCGGAGACCATCGAGTCGTTCGACCGCATCTCCAAGGGTGACTTCGACCACTACCCGGAGCAGGCGTTCCTGGGTATCGGTGGCCTCGAGGACCTCGAGAAGAAGTACAAGGAAATCACCAAGAAGTGA
- a CDS encoding F0F1 ATP synthase subunit gamma: MAAQLRELRSRIKATKSIGKITKAMELIATARITKARAKVAASRPYADEITKVLSALAGAAANLDHPMLVERPNPKRAAVLVVTSDKGQCGGYNSNVLRATEELLALLRSEGKEPQVYVTGNKGLNYYRFRNRPVEDGWTGFSDQPTYAGAVAAGEALVQSFMAGVDDEHGNTDGITGVDEIHIVYTEFVSMLTQRPVAKRVAPLEVEYSEGEEEKPAGLLPSYEFEPSADKLLAALLPKYINTRLYAAFLESAASELAARRTAMKAASDNANDLVGNLTREMNQARQAQITQEISEIVGGANALTAAGSDD, encoded by the coding sequence ATGGCCGCACAACTCCGGGAACTCCGGTCGCGCATCAAGGCGACCAAGTCGATCGGCAAGATCACCAAGGCGATGGAGCTCATCGCCACCGCGCGCATCACCAAGGCGCGGGCGAAGGTCGCCGCCTCCCGGCCGTACGCGGACGAGATCACCAAGGTGCTCTCGGCGCTGGCCGGTGCGGCGGCCAACCTCGACCACCCGATGCTGGTCGAGCGCCCGAACCCGAAGCGGGCCGCTGTCCTGGTCGTGACCAGTGACAAGGGCCAGTGCGGTGGCTACAACTCCAACGTGCTGCGCGCGACCGAAGAGCTGCTCGCCCTCCTGCGTTCCGAGGGCAAGGAGCCGCAGGTCTACGTCACGGGCAACAAGGGCCTGAACTACTACCGGTTCCGCAACCGCCCGGTCGAGGATGGGTGGACGGGCTTCTCCGACCAGCCGACCTACGCCGGCGCGGTGGCGGCCGGTGAGGCCCTCGTCCAGTCGTTCATGGCCGGCGTCGACGACGAGCACGGCAACACCGACGGCATCACCGGTGTCGACGAGATCCACATCGTCTACACCGAGTTCGTGTCGATGCTGACGCAGCGCCCGGTCGCCAAGCGCGTCGCGCCGCTCGAGGTCGAGTACTCCGAGGGAGAAGAGGAGAAGCCCGCCGGGTTGCTCCCCAGCTACGAGTTCGAGCCGAGTGCCGACAAGCTGCTGGCCGCGCTCCTGCCGAAGTACATCAACACGCGGCTCTACGCCGCCTTCCTCGAGTCCGCGGCGTCCGAGCTGGCCGCCCGCCGGACGGCGATGAAGGCCGCGTCGGACAACGCGAACGACCTGGTCGGCAACCTGACGCGGGAGATGAACCAGGCCCGCCAGGCACAGATCACCCAGGAGATCTCCGAAATCGTCGGTGGCGCGAACGCGCTCACCGCAGCAGGAAGTGATGATTGA
- the atpA gene encoding F0F1 ATP synthase subunit alpha, whose translation MAELTISSDEIRSAIENYVSSYAPDVSREEVGVVIDAGDGIAHVEGLPSAMANELLEFPGGVLGVALNLDARSIGTAILGDFESIEEGQQVKRTGQVLSVPVGDGYLGRVVNPLGQAIDGLGDIETTDRRALELKAASVVERQPVSEPLQTGITAIDAMTPIGRGQRQLIIGDRKTGKTAVAVDTIINQKANWETGDPKKQVRCIYVAVGQKGSTIAAVKKSLEDSGAMEYTTIVAAPASDSAGFKWIAPYTGSAIGQHWMYEGKHVLIVFDDLTKQADAYRAISLLLRRPPGREAFPGDVFYLHSRLLERCAKLSDELGAGSLTGLPIIETKANDVSAYIPTNVISITDGQCFFQSDLFNAGQRPAIDVGISVSRVGGAAQVKAMKSVSGSLRIDLSQYRELEAFAAFASDLDDASKAQLERGARLYEVLKQPQYSPIPVEEQVCTVWLGTNGHYDSVPTEDVRRFNHEFLDSARRKHDDVLGAIRDTGKFEDETADKLVAAVNEFKKEFTTSEGKSLAEADADAMDADKVGHETVKVNKPAPKK comes from the coding sequence ATGGCCGAGCTGACGATCTCCTCGGATGAGATCCGTAGCGCGATCGAGAACTACGTCTCGAGTTACGCCCCGGACGTGAGCCGGGAAGAAGTTGGCGTCGTGATCGACGCGGGTGACGGTATCGCCCACGTCGAGGGCCTCCCCTCGGCCATGGCCAACGAGCTGCTCGAGTTCCCCGGCGGCGTCCTGGGCGTCGCACTGAACCTGGACGCGCGCTCCATCGGTACCGCGATCCTCGGTGACTTCGAAAGCATCGAAGAGGGCCAGCAGGTCAAGCGCACCGGCCAGGTCCTGTCGGTGCCGGTCGGCGACGGCTACCTCGGCCGCGTCGTCAACCCGCTGGGCCAGGCGATCGACGGCCTCGGCGACATCGAGACCACCGACCGCCGCGCGTTGGAGCTGAAGGCCGCCTCGGTGGTCGAGCGCCAGCCGGTGTCGGAGCCGCTGCAGACCGGCATCACCGCCATCGACGCGATGACCCCGATCGGCCGCGGCCAGCGCCAGCTGATCATCGGTGACCGCAAGACGGGCAAGACCGCCGTCGCCGTGGACACGATCATCAACCAGAAGGCCAACTGGGAGACCGGCGACCCGAAGAAGCAGGTCCGCTGCATCTACGTCGCCGTCGGCCAGAAGGGCTCGACGATCGCCGCGGTCAAGAAGTCCCTCGAGGACTCGGGCGCGATGGAGTACACCACCATCGTCGCGGCCCCGGCTTCGGACTCCGCCGGCTTCAAGTGGATCGCGCCGTACACCGGCTCGGCCATCGGCCAGCACTGGATGTACGAGGGCAAGCACGTCCTCATCGTGTTCGACGACCTGACCAAGCAGGCCGACGCGTACCGCGCGATCTCGCTGCTGCTGCGTCGCCCGCCGGGCCGCGAGGCGTTCCCCGGCGACGTCTTCTACTTGCACTCCCGCCTGCTGGAGCGCTGCGCGAAGCTGTCGGACGAGCTGGGCGCCGGCTCGCTGACCGGTCTCCCGATCATCGAGACCAAGGCGAACGACGTGTCGGCCTACATCCCGACCAACGTCATCTCGATCACCGACGGCCAGTGCTTCTTCCAGTCGGACCTGTTCAACGCCGGTCAGCGCCCGGCCATCGACGTGGGTATCTCGGTCTCCCGCGTGGGTGGTGCCGCGCAGGTCAAGGCGATGAAGTCGGTCTCCGGCTCGCTCCGGATCGACCTGTCCCAGTATCGCGAGCTGGAGGCGTTCGCCGCCTTCGCCTCGGACCTCGACGACGCGTCGAAGGCGCAGCTCGAGCGCGGTGCCCGGCTGTACGAGGTGCTCAAGCAGCCGCAGTACTCGCCGATCCCGGTCGAGGAGCAGGTCTGCACGGTGTGGCTGGGCACGAACGGCCACTACGACTCGGTCCCGACCGAGGACGTCCGCCGCTTCAACCACGAGTTCCTCGACTCGGCCCGCCGCAAGCACGACGACGTCCTGGGCGCGATCCGCGACACCGGGAAGTTCGAGGACGAGACGGCCGACAAGCTGGTCGCCGCGGTGAACGAGTTCAAGAAGGAGTTCACCACCTCCGAGGGCAAGTCCCTGGCCGAGGCGGACGCCGACGCGATGGACGCCGACAAGGTCGGGCACGAGACCGTCAAGGTCAACAAGCCCGCTCCGAAGAAGTGA
- a CDS encoding F0F1 ATP synthase subunit delta, with product MTLHAASREALGLAEERLGEVLADAGADSATVGDELLSVVDLLDREIGLRRAVSDASATPESRSELVRRLFDGKLSEPALKVLDAVAGSRWSSPRQLVDGLESLGHSALLTAAEKTGNIDAVETQLFQVARVVARHPELETALADLAGPADAKRNLVRGLFADKVDVVTETLVEQVVRRAKGRGVGVGLDALVKLAADRRQRSVAYVTSASALTDEQAAQLGAKLTDIYGRSIALHVEVDPSLGGGLVVRVGDEVIDGSAAGRLAALRRRLARA from the coding sequence ATGACGCTGCATGCTGCGAGCCGTGAAGCGCTCGGCCTCGCCGAGGAACGCCTCGGCGAGGTTCTGGCCGACGCAGGAGCGGACTCGGCCACCGTCGGCGACGAGCTGCTCTCCGTCGTCGACCTGCTGGACCGGGAGATCGGCCTGCGCCGGGCGGTGAGTGACGCCTCGGCGACGCCGGAGTCACGCTCCGAGCTGGTGCGCCGGCTGTTCGACGGCAAGCTGTCCGAACCGGCCCTCAAGGTGCTCGACGCCGTGGCGGGCAGCCGCTGGTCCAGCCCTCGTCAGCTGGTCGACGGACTCGAGTCGCTCGGGCACTCCGCGCTGCTCACCGCGGCCGAAAAGACCGGCAACATCGACGCCGTCGAGACCCAGCTGTTCCAGGTCGCGCGCGTGGTGGCCCGCCACCCGGAGCTCGAGACCGCACTGGCGGACCTGGCCGGTCCCGCGGATGCCAAGCGGAACCTGGTGCGCGGGCTGTTCGCCGACAAGGTGGACGTGGTCACCGAGACCCTCGTCGAGCAGGTCGTCCGCCGGGCCAAGGGGCGCGGTGTCGGCGTCGGGCTCGACGCGCTGGTGAAGCTGGCCGCGGACCGCCGTCAGCGCTCGGTCGCCTACGTGACCAGCGCGAGCGCCCTGACCGACGAGCAGGCCGCCCAGCTGGGCGCGAAGCTGACCGACATCTACGGGCGGTCGATCGCGCTGCACGTCGAGGTCGACCCCAGTCTCGGCGGCGGGCTCGTCGTCCGCGTCGGCGACGAGGTCATCGACGGGAGCGCGGCGGGACGGCTGGCGGCGCTGCGCAGGCGGCTGGCCCGGGCATAG
- a CDS encoding F0F1 ATP synthase subunit B: MLKSALVLAAEETTHNPIIPDISELILGIVAFLILLFILKKYVVPRFEAAYEERAQKIEGGIEKAERAQAEAEEALAKYKAQLHEARTEAAKIRDDARLEAEQIKAELRADAEAESQRIVAQGQAQLQAQKAQIIAELRADMGRNAVELASRIVGESLEDEARRRGTVDRFLAELDTAGAAGGAGK; this comes from the coding sequence GTGCTGAAGAGTGCTCTGGTCCTCGCCGCAGAGGAAACAACGCACAACCCGATCATCCCCGACATCTCGGAGCTGATCCTCGGCATCGTCGCCTTCCTGATCCTGCTGTTCATCCTCAAGAAGTACGTCGTCCCTCGCTTCGAGGCCGCGTACGAAGAGCGTGCGCAGAAGATCGAGGGAGGCATCGAGAAGGCCGAGCGGGCCCAGGCCGAGGCCGAAGAGGCGCTGGCCAAGTACAAGGCCCAGCTGCATGAGGCCCGTACCGAGGCCGCGAAGATCCGCGACGACGCCCGGCTCGAAGCCGAGCAGATCAAGGCGGAACTGCGGGCGGACGCCGAAGCCGAGTCCCAGCGGATCGTCGCACAGGGCCAGGCTCAGCTGCAGGCCCAGAAGGCGCAGATCATCGCCGAGCTGCGGGCCGACATGGGCCGCAACGCCGTGGAGCTGGCCAGCCGCATCGTCGGTGAGTCGCTCGAAGACGAGGCGCGCCGTCGTGGCACCGTCGACCGGTTCCTCGCGGAGCTGGACACCGCCGGTGCCGCTGGTGGAGCGGGGAAGTAG
- a CDS encoding ATP F0F1 synthase subunit C translates to MSNIVLAQAAEQAVNINPGLAAIGYGLGAIGPGIGVGLIFAAVINGTARQPEAQGKLQGIGFSTFVLTEVLALIGIVIYFIASAA, encoded by the coding sequence GTGAGCAACATCGTTCTGGCCCAGGCCGCCGAGCAGGCTGTCAACATCAACCCCGGCCTCGCCGCCATCGGCTACGGCCTGGGCGCGATCGGCCCGGGCATCGGTGTGGGTCTGATCTTCGCCGCCGTCATCAACGGCACCGCGCGTCAGCCGGAGGCTCAGGGCAAGCTGCAGGGCATCGGCTTCTCGACCTTCGTGCTGACCGAGGTCCTGGCGCTGATCGGCATCGTCATCTACTTCATCGCCTCCGCCGCCTGA
- the atpB gene encoding F0F1 ATP synthase subunit A, with the protein MGALVLTEGAVFAPPGAGSFELPALFGGVTKPMLLVVLSVVIIATYFLLATRKLKVVPGKGQFVAESIYDFSRNSIAREQIGSKDFKPFVPLVFALFTFILVNNLYGIIPLLQFPTMARFGFPVALSVLVVYPVYHYAGFKRHGFKGYFKKELAPPGVPKAVLPLFSLIEFAEKFFLNPLTLAIRVFAAMFAGHLILAVFTLGGTFLLTETSGWALKPVSLVAWIFAIGMTFLEAFIQVLQAYIFALLSAGYIGAALASEH; encoded by the coding sequence GTGGGTGCGCTGGTATTGACCGAGGGTGCGGTGTTCGCGCCGCCCGGCGCCGGAAGCTTCGAGTTGCCGGCGTTGTTCGGTGGAGTCACCAAGCCGATGCTGCTCGTCGTGCTTTCGGTGGTCATCATCGCGACGTACTTCCTGCTGGCGACCCGCAAGCTCAAGGTCGTTCCCGGCAAGGGACAGTTCGTCGCCGAGTCGATCTACGACTTCAGCCGCAACAGCATCGCGCGCGAGCAGATCGGCTCGAAAGACTTCAAGCCGTTCGTGCCTCTTGTTTTCGCGTTGTTCACTTTCATTCTGGTGAACAACCTCTACGGAATCATCCCCCTCCTGCAGTTCCCGACCATGGCGCGGTTCGGCTTCCCGGTCGCCCTGTCGGTCCTCGTCGTCTACCCCGTGTACCACTACGCCGGGTTCAAGCGGCATGGCTTCAAGGGGTACTTCAAGAAAGAGCTGGCGCCGCCGGGCGTGCCGAAGGCGGTGCTGCCGCTTTTCTCGCTGATCGAGTTCGCGGAGAAGTTCTTCCTCAACCCGCTCACGCTCGCCATCCGTGTTTTCGCCGCCATGTTCGCCGGGCACCTGATCCTGGCGGTGTTCACTCTTGGCGGCACCTTCCTGCTCACCGAGACGTCGGGCTGGGCGCTGAAGCCGGTTTCCCTGGTGGCGTGGATCTTCGCCATCGGGATGACCTTCCTCGAGGCCTTCATCCAGGTGCTGCAGGCCTACATCTTCGCCCTGCTGTCGGCCGGGTACATCGGCGCCGCGCTGGCGTCGGAGCACTGA
- a CDS encoding glycosyltransferase family 4 protein, whose amino-acid sequence MPPTSGLLPIREYILVALTATAVTYLLTGVVRRIAIRVGAIANPRARDVHVAPIPRMGGVGIFLGVAGAMGLAHQLPALSHGFDASFDSVGVLLAAGVISLIGALDDRFELDAWTKLAGQVMCAGILVIFGVQWVSFWVPWGGTGASFGSVLVLDKNQGALLTVVMVVVMVNAMNFVDGLDGLAGGLGFIAATATCAFSLGLLDSSGGDVGTYPPALIAATLAGACLGFLPYNFQPAKIFMGDSGSMMIGLMLAGATTSASGRVPYPQFSGKDAIALLSPLVVVAAVLFVPLLDLIMAVVRRTRRGESPFAADKMHLHHRLLEIGHSQRRAVLLIYLWAGILAFGAVSVTLFDDAAALWIIGAGLVFAVVVSVVPRLRSRNQPGT is encoded by the coding sequence GTGCCGCCCACATCCGGTCTCCTCCCCATCCGGGAATACATCCTCGTCGCGCTGACCGCGACGGCCGTGACCTACCTGCTCACCGGCGTCGTCCGCCGGATCGCGATCCGGGTCGGCGCCATCGCCAACCCCCGCGCCCGCGACGTTCACGTGGCCCCGATCCCGCGGATGGGCGGGGTCGGCATCTTCCTCGGCGTCGCCGGCGCGATGGGCCTGGCCCACCAGCTGCCCGCGCTGTCGCACGGCTTCGACGCCTCGTTCGACTCGGTCGGCGTGCTGCTCGCGGCCGGGGTGATCTCGCTGATCGGCGCACTCGACGACCGGTTCGAGCTGGACGCCTGGACGAAGCTGGCCGGCCAGGTCATGTGCGCCGGGATCCTGGTCATCTTCGGCGTGCAGTGGGTGTCGTTCTGGGTGCCGTGGGGCGGCACCGGCGCCTCGTTCGGCTCGGTGCTGGTGCTCGACAAGAACCAGGGCGCGCTGCTCACCGTCGTGATGGTCGTCGTGATGGTCAACGCGATGAACTTCGTCGACGGCCTCGACGGGCTGGCCGGCGGGCTCGGCTTCATCGCGGCCACCGCGACGTGCGCGTTCTCGCTCGGGCTGCTCGACAGCTCCGGCGGCGACGTCGGCACCTACCCGCCCGCGCTGATCGCGGCCACGCTCGCCGGCGCCTGTCTGGGCTTCCTGCCGTACAACTTCCAACCGGCGAAGATCTTCATGGGCGACTCCGGGTCGATGATGATCGGCCTGATGCTCGCCGGCGCGACGACGTCGGCGTCCGGGCGCGTGCCGTACCCGCAGTTCAGCGGCAAGGACGCGATCGCCCTGCTGTCGCCGCTGGTGGTCGTCGCGGCGGTGCTGTTCGTGCCGCTGCTGGACCTGATCATGGCGGTCGTCCGGCGCACGCGCCGCGGCGAAAGCCCGTTCGCGGCCGACAAGATGCACCTGCACCACCGGCTGCTGGAGATCGGCCACTCCCAGCGCCGCGCGGTGCTGCTCATCTACTTGTGGGCCGGGATCCTCGCGTTCGGCGCGGTGTCGGTGACGCTGTTCGACGACGCCGCGGCGCTGTGGATCATCGGGGCCGGCCTGGTCTTCGCGGTGGTCGTCTCGGTCGTCCCGCGGCTGCGCTCGCGCAACCAGCCCGGTACCTAG